One stretch of Sinomonas terrae DNA includes these proteins:
- the glmS gene encoding glutamine--fructose-6-phosphate transaminase (isomerizing), with protein MCGIVGYVGSVRERSDAGDLDGDYCALDVVIEGLRRLEYRGYDSAGVAVVADGTVQSRKKAGKLANLIAELEEHPLPSTLTGIGHTRWATHGGPTDANAHPHLADEGRLAVIHNGIIENYAELKQELLAKGVKFESETDTEVAAALIGDFYRGAADGDITKAMQLAAQRLEGAFTLLAVHAEQPGVVVAARRNSPLVVGLGDGENFLGSDVSGFIDHTRRAVELGQDQIVTITPDSFEITDFYGRPAQGKEFEVSWDAASAEKGGFPSFMEKEIHDQPAAVHDTLLGRSDTRGRLILDELRIDPAELKQVNKIIVLACGTAAYAGMVAKYAIENWCRIPTEVELAHEFRYRDPIVDKNTLVVSISQSGETMDTLMAVRYAREQGAKTVSICNTNGSTIPRESDAVLYTHAGPEIAVASTKAFLAQITAAYLLGLYLAQLRGNIFSGQIKDVLADLNKIPEKIQRVLDTTGPLRELARSMKDEKSVLFLGRNVGYPVALEGALKLKEIAYLHAEGFAAGELKHGPIALIDEGQPVFVVVPSPRGRDSLHSKVVSNIQEVRARGARTLVIAEEGDEAVREYAEHVVYVPETPPLLMPLLTTVPLQIFAAELAAAKGFDVDQPRNLAKSVTVE; from the coding sequence ATGTGTGGAATCGTTGGCTACGTCGGTAGTGTTCGCGAGCGCAGCGATGCGGGGGACCTGGACGGAGACTATTGCGCCCTTGACGTCGTGATCGAGGGCCTGCGCCGCCTCGAGTATCGGGGCTACGACTCGGCGGGCGTCGCCGTCGTCGCCGATGGCACTGTCCAGTCTCGGAAGAAGGCCGGCAAGCTCGCCAACCTCATCGCCGAGCTCGAGGAGCACCCGCTGCCCTCGACGCTCACCGGCATCGGGCACACCCGGTGGGCCACCCACGGCGGCCCCACGGACGCGAACGCCCACCCGCACCTTGCCGATGAGGGGCGCCTCGCCGTCATCCACAACGGCATCATCGAAAACTACGCCGAGCTCAAGCAGGAGCTGCTCGCGAAGGGTGTGAAGTTCGAGTCCGAGACGGACACCGAGGTCGCCGCCGCGCTCATCGGAGACTTCTACCGCGGAGCGGCCGACGGCGACATCACCAAGGCGATGCAGCTCGCCGCCCAGCGCCTCGAGGGAGCGTTCACGCTCCTCGCCGTGCACGCGGAGCAGCCCGGCGTCGTCGTCGCCGCCCGCCGGAACTCGCCCCTCGTCGTCGGCCTCGGCGACGGGGAGAACTTCCTCGGATCAGACGTCTCGGGCTTCATCGACCACACGCGCCGCGCCGTCGAACTCGGCCAGGACCAGATCGTGACGATCACGCCCGACTCGTTCGAGATCACCGACTTCTATGGACGCCCTGCCCAGGGCAAGGAGTTCGAGGTCTCGTGGGACGCCGCGTCCGCGGAGAAGGGCGGTTTCCCGTCCTTCATGGAAAAGGAGATCCACGACCAGCCGGCCGCGGTGCACGACACCCTCCTTGGCCGCTCCGACACGCGGGGCCGCCTCATCCTCGACGAACTCCGGATCGATCCCGCCGAGCTCAAGCAGGTCAACAAGATCATCGTCCTCGCGTGCGGCACGGCCGCCTATGCGGGCATGGTCGCCAAGTACGCGATCGAGAACTGGTGCCGAATCCCCACGGAGGTCGAGCTCGCGCACGAGTTCCGCTACCGCGACCCGATCGTGGACAAGAACACGCTCGTGGTCTCGATCAGCCAGTCCGGCGAGACCATGGACACGCTCATGGCGGTCCGGTACGCGCGCGAACAGGGCGCTAAGACTGTGTCGATCTGCAACACGAACGGCTCGACCATTCCGCGCGAGTCGGACGCCGTGCTCTACACGCACGCGGGCCCCGAGATCGCCGTCGCCTCGACCAAGGCGTTCCTCGCCCAGATCACGGCCGCGTACCTCCTCGGCCTCTATCTCGCACAGCTGCGCGGCAACATCTTCTCCGGCCAGATCAAGGATGTCCTCGCCGACCTGAACAAGATCCCCGAGAAGATCCAGCGGGTCCTCGACACGACCGGCCCCCTCCGCGAGCTCGCTCGGAGCATGAAGGACGAGAAGTCCGTGCTCTTCCTCGGCCGCAACGTCGGTTACCCGGTCGCGCTCGAGGGTGCCCTCAAGCTCAAGGAGATCGCGTACCTGCACGCGGAGGGCTTCGCCGCCGGCGAGCTCAAGCATGGTCCGATCGCGCTCATCGACGAAGGTCAGCCCGTGTTCGTCGTCGTGCCGTCGCCGCGCGGGCGCGATTCGCTGCACTCGAAGGTCGTCTCCAATATCCAGGAGGTGCGGGCCCGCGGGGCGCGCACGCTCGTGATCGCGGAGGAAGGCGACGAGGCTGTGCGCGAGTACGCGGAGCACGTCGTGTACGTGCCGGAGACCCCGCCGCTGCTCATGCCGCTGCTCACGACCGTCCCGCTGCAGATCTTCGCCGCCGAACTCGCGGCAGCGAAGGGCTTCGACGTGGACCAGCCGCGAAACTTGGCCAAGTCGGTCACCGTCGAGTAA
- a CDS encoding mycothiol transferase codes for MTEEQNWAISILEDGFGRVRESVERVVFGLSPARLVEQPSPETNSVGWILWHLTRITDDHFAALAHTLGGAEPPAGRDFSMPPGQLWASWRARIGTPYPEATTGYGHSPEEVAAFPQIEPQLLGEYQDAVHKRAVEILHGISAEDLGKVVDRRWDPPVTAAVRLVSILNDATQHVGQAAYVKGLLASR; via the coding sequence ATGACAGAGGAGCAGAACTGGGCCATCAGCATCCTCGAGGACGGCTTCGGTCGAGTCCGGGAGAGCGTCGAGCGTGTTGTTTTCGGCCTCTCGCCGGCGCGGCTCGTTGAGCAGCCTTCGCCTGAGACGAATTCCGTGGGGTGGATCCTGTGGCACCTCACCCGGATCACGGACGACCATTTCGCGGCGCTCGCCCACACGCTGGGCGGGGCGGAGCCGCCTGCCGGACGCGACTTTTCCATGCCGCCCGGCCAACTTTGGGCCAGTTGGCGCGCGCGGATCGGCACGCCGTACCCCGAGGCCACCACGGGCTATGGTCACAGTCCGGAGGAGGTCGCGGCGTTTCCGCAGATCGAACCGCAGCTGCTCGGGGAATATCAGGATGCTGTTCATAAGCGGGCTGTTGAGATTCTTCACGGAATCTCGGCCGAGGACCTCGGGAAGGTCGTGGACCGACGGTGGGACCCGCCCGTCACCGCGGCCGTGCGGCTTGTCAGCATCCTCAACGACGCGACTCAGCACGTCGGCCAGGCCGCCTACGTGAAGGGGCTGCTCGCCTCGCGCTAG
- a CDS encoding holo-ACP synthase yields MAIIGIGVDVVDIDRFERQLERTPGLRDRLFVPAERELHPRSLAARFAAKEAVAKVLGAPAGMNWQDCWIGLDASGPTIQIKGTVLAVAQDRGVRTWHLSMSHDGGIATAMVVAEG; encoded by the coding sequence ATGGCTATCATCGGCATCGGCGTTGACGTCGTGGACATCGACCGGTTCGAGCGGCAGCTCGAGCGAACTCCCGGCCTGAGGGATCGTCTCTTCGTCCCGGCCGAGCGCGAGCTCCACCCACGCTCGCTGGCCGCTCGCTTTGCCGCGAAGGAAGCCGTCGCCAAAGTGCTCGGCGCACCGGCGGGCATGAACTGGCAGGACTGCTGGATCGGCCTCGACGCGTCCGGGCCGACAATCCAAATCAAGGGGACTGTCCTCGCCGTCGCGCAGGACCGCGGCGTCCGCACCTGGCACCTGAGCATGTCGCACGACGGCGGGATCGCCACCGCGATGGTCGTCGCCGAGGGCTGA
- a CDS encoding NAD(P)H-hydrate dehydratase — MLRAFTGSQVRDAERPLLERGMGRDLMARAAHGLYRSLVAELRRTRGGLYGARVTAVVGKGNNGGDALFALAELAGRGVRTTAILASGSAHTEGLAAFLAAGGRVERTLGRADIVVDAVLGTGASGDYRAPFPRPEGIVVACDLPSGVDADSGTASPEVWRADVTVTFGALKSGLLAGRGRALAGRVEVIDIGIGEYLPQPDVYVLEAEDVRGVLPEPRDDWQKYTRGVLGVIAGSDQYPGAAVLTTSAALATGVGMVRHIAPESVRRAVLAAHPEVVASGSPEGRVQAWAVGPGIGDDAGQQSAFDVALDSGLPIVVDASGLNRIPGPPLDGRAVLTPHAGELARVLSRLGLDVERPEVEERPIRWARLAAERLGATVLLKGPATVCAAPDGTVCVQAVSHPYLATAGSGDTLTGIVGALLATTSYARPVHVAAAAAMVHGRAGRIAAEGGPFGAGELSAAVRQAVAAFQGGVPEAPLGAAVDLPFAGR, encoded by the coding sequence GTGCTGAGGGCCTTCACCGGCAGCCAAGTCCGCGACGCCGAACGCCCGCTCCTCGAGCGAGGCATGGGACGCGACCTCATGGCCCGCGCCGCCCACGGACTGTACCGTTCCCTGGTCGCCGAGCTGCGCCGCACCCGAGGTGGGCTGTACGGGGCGCGGGTCACCGCCGTCGTCGGCAAGGGCAACAATGGAGGCGACGCCCTCTTTGCACTCGCCGAGCTCGCTGGCAGGGGAGTGCGGACGACGGCGATCCTCGCCTCCGGTTCGGCCCATACCGAGGGTCTCGCAGCCTTTCTTGCAGCGGGTGGTCGCGTGGAGCGGACGCTCGGGCGAGCTGACATCGTCGTCGACGCCGTGCTCGGCACGGGTGCGAGCGGCGACTACCGTGCGCCTTTCCCGCGCCCGGAAGGGATCGTCGTCGCCTGCGACCTCCCCTCCGGAGTCGACGCAGACTCGGGGACGGCGTCGCCCGAGGTGTGGCGCGCGGACGTGACCGTGACGTTCGGCGCGCTCAAGAGCGGCCTTCTGGCCGGCCGCGGCCGGGCACTGGCGGGGCGCGTGGAAGTCATCGACATCGGGATCGGCGAGTATCTTCCCCAGCCGGACGTGTACGTCCTCGAGGCTGAGGATGTCCGGGGCGTCCTTCCGGAGCCGCGTGACGACTGGCAGAAGTACACGCGTGGGGTGCTGGGCGTCATTGCGGGTTCGGACCAGTACCCAGGAGCAGCCGTCCTCACCACTTCAGCGGCTCTCGCTACCGGCGTGGGGATGGTGCGTCACATTGCGCCCGAGAGCGTACGCCGCGCAGTCCTCGCCGCTCATCCTGAGGTTGTCGCATCGGGCTCGCCAGAGGGCCGGGTGCAGGCTTGGGCCGTGGGGCCGGGAATAGGCGACGACGCCGGTCAGCAGAGCGCCTTCGACGTCGCCTTGGACTCGGGCTTGCCCATCGTGGTGGATGCCTCCGGACTCAACCGCATCCCCGGGCCGCCGTTGGACGGTCGGGCAGTCCTCACACCGCATGCCGGCGAGCTCGCCCGCGTCCTATCTCGGCTCGGCCTCGACGTGGAACGGCCCGAGGTCGAGGAGCGGCCGATCCGGTGGGCCAGGCTTGCCGCCGAACGGCTCGGCGCAACAGTGCTGCTCAAAGGGCCCGCGACAGTCTGTGCCGCGCCGGACGGAACAGTCTGTGTCCAGGCTGTGTCACATCCGTACCTCGCGACAGCCGGTTCCGGTGACACGTTGACGGGAATTGTTGGAGCCCTCCTTGCGACGACCTCTTATGCGCGGCCCGTGCACGTCGCAGCGGCGGCAGCCATGGTCCACGGACGGGCTGGCCGGATCGCGGCCGAGGGCGGTCCCTTCGGAGCCGGTGAGCTTTCGGCAGCCGTACGGCAGGCGGTTGCAGCGTTTCAAGGAGGCGTTCCGGAGGCTCCGCTCGGGGCCGCGGTAGACCTGCCCTTCGCCGGCCGGTAG
- the galE gene encoding UDP-glucose 4-epimerase GalE: MRVLVTGGAGYIGSHTVLALLTDGHDVTVLDNFQNSSPTALKRVGELAGAPVPYLIADLSDAAATRKALVATAPDVVVHFAGLKSVGESTINPLRYFASNIGGTLNLLEAMEASGVRRLLFSSSATVYGAPRAVPVSEEEPLSATSPYGRTKLVIEQMLGDLAAADNRWSIGMLRYFNPVGAHPSGRLGEDPRGLPANLVPFVGQVAIGKLPFVRVFGSDYETPDGTGIRDFIHVLDLAEGHVAALDWIASKRGAHVWNLGTGRGYSVLEVLDAYSEAAGRDVPYRFAERRPGDVPSSFAETAKAERELNWKARRGLREMVEDHWRWQQLNPGGYEE; the protein is encoded by the coding sequence ATGCGCGTCCTCGTCACCGGCGGTGCCGGTTACATCGGTTCCCACACCGTTCTCGCGCTGCTCACGGACGGACACGACGTCACGGTGCTGGACAACTTCCAGAACTCGTCTCCCACAGCCCTCAAACGGGTCGGCGAACTGGCCGGTGCACCGGTCCCGTACCTCATCGCCGACCTTTCCGACGCCGCCGCCACGAGGAAAGCGCTCGTCGCGACGGCTCCCGACGTCGTCGTCCATTTCGCTGGGCTGAAGTCGGTCGGCGAGTCGACCATCAACCCGCTCCGGTACTTCGCATCCAACATCGGCGGCACGCTCAACCTTCTGGAAGCGATGGAAGCGAGCGGAGTCAGGCGCCTGCTGTTCTCGTCCTCGGCCACCGTCTACGGCGCACCACGTGCCGTACCCGTGTCCGAGGAAGAGCCCCTCTCGGCAACAAGCCCTTACGGCCGCACGAAGCTGGTCATCGAACAGATGCTCGGCGACCTGGCCGCTGCGGATAACCGCTGGTCTATCGGGATGCTGCGGTACTTCAACCCGGTCGGTGCCCACCCTTCCGGCCGGCTGGGCGAGGATCCTCGCGGCCTCCCGGCTAACCTCGTCCCGTTTGTCGGGCAGGTCGCGATAGGGAAGCTCCCATTCGTCCGGGTCTTCGGTTCCGACTACGAAACCCCCGACGGCACCGGGATCAGAGACTTCATCCACGTCCTCGACCTTGCCGAAGGCCACGTTGCGGCTCTCGATTGGATTGCCTCGAAGAGAGGAGCCCACGTATGGAACCTCGGCACCGGGCGCGGGTACAGCGTCCTTGAGGTCTTGGACGCCTACTCGGAAGCTGCGGGCCGGGACGTGCCGTACCGCTTCGCCGAGCGCCGCCCAGGGGATGTTCCGTCGTCGTTCGCTGAGACAGCCAAAGCCGAACGAGAACTCAACTGGAAAGCGCGCCGCGGTCTCCGCGAGATGGTCGAGGACCACTGGCGCTGGCAGCAGCTCAACCCGGGCGGCTACGAAGAATAG
- a CDS encoding sugar transferase has translation MPSRSGATGTSARLPTDHAARIMLADLAAVTVAMAGAQLLRFGLGGSSADLGEGPIPYALVSVVLGLSWWAALGLSGSRDVRVLGYGPEEYKRVTSASLWLFGGIAVLSYVFQLETARGYVAVALPLGLACLLVGRRLLRRRLIRERQLGRAIRTVLLVGASQSVQHLNLQLSRHPEAGYRPVAAYVTDPDTELEDLGRLSGGLNVPVARRSPDLDGVLAAVHASAADAVVISGGASLDPSALRQLGWALATREVGMVVAPALTDIAGPRIHTQPVAGLPLIHVTTPRLDGPKGLAKRGFDLVATLVLLVALALPMLVIALWVKLDSPGPVIFRQTRIGRAGEPFRMLKFRSMIEDAEKQLTKLHGRNEGSGPLFKLREDPRVTRFGRFIRRHSLDELPQLFNVLGGSMSLIGPRPPLPQEVERYDKFAHRRLLIKPGITGLWQVSGRSDLSWDDSIKLDLYYVENWSMIQDLMILFRTVGAVSAKTGAY, from the coding sequence ATGCCTTCTCGCTCGGGGGCAACCGGCACGTCGGCGAGGCTGCCCACCGACCATGCTGCGAGGATCATGCTTGCCGACCTCGCGGCTGTCACGGTGGCTATGGCCGGCGCCCAACTGCTCCGCTTCGGGCTAGGAGGGTCGTCGGCCGATCTCGGCGAGGGCCCGATTCCGTACGCGCTCGTGAGCGTGGTGCTCGGCCTTTCGTGGTGGGCAGCTCTTGGGCTCTCCGGGTCGCGGGACGTCCGGGTCCTTGGGTACGGCCCCGAGGAGTACAAACGGGTCACCTCAGCGTCGCTATGGCTCTTCGGCGGGATCGCGGTCCTCTCCTATGTCTTCCAGCTCGAGACCGCGCGCGGCTATGTCGCCGTCGCGCTCCCCCTCGGCCTTGCCTGCCTGCTCGTCGGCCGCAGACTGCTTCGGCGCAGGCTGATCCGCGAGCGCCAGCTGGGCCGTGCTATCCGCACCGTGCTGCTTGTCGGTGCGTCGCAAAGCGTGCAACACCTGAACCTGCAGCTCAGCCGTCACCCGGAAGCCGGATATCGGCCGGTAGCGGCCTACGTAACCGACCCGGATACTGAGCTGGAGGACCTAGGCAGGCTGTCGGGCGGCCTTAACGTGCCGGTGGCGCGCCGGAGTCCAGACCTGGACGGAGTTCTTGCCGCTGTGCACGCCTCGGCTGCCGACGCGGTGGTCATCTCAGGTGGCGCGAGCCTCGACCCCTCTGCGCTCCGGCAGCTCGGCTGGGCCCTCGCAACTCGCGAGGTAGGCATGGTGGTGGCGCCGGCCCTCACAGACATTGCGGGGCCACGCATCCACACCCAGCCAGTCGCCGGCCTCCCGCTCATCCACGTGACGACCCCGCGGCTCGACGGCCCGAAGGGTCTGGCCAAGCGAGGCTTCGACCTCGTCGCCACGCTGGTCCTCCTCGTCGCGCTCGCCCTCCCCATGCTCGTGATCGCACTCTGGGTGAAGCTCGACAGCCCCGGGCCGGTCATCTTCCGGCAGACCAGGATCGGTCGCGCAGGTGAACCATTCCGAATGCTCAAATTCCGCTCAATGATCGAGGACGCGGAAAAGCAGCTGACGAAGCTCCACGGACGGAACGAAGGAAGCGGCCCTCTCTTCAAACTCCGAGAAGACCCGCGGGTGACGCGATTCGGACGATTTATCCGCCGCCATTCCCTCGATGAACTCCCACAGCTTTTCAACGTGTTGGGCGGCAGCATGAGCCTCATCGGCCCGAGGCCCCCACTCCCCCAAGAGGTTGAGCGCTATGACAAATTCGCCCACCGTCGGCTACTAATCAAACCGGGAATCACTGGACTGTGGCAGGTGAGTGGTCGAAGCGACCTTTCCTGGGACGACTCCATCAAATTGGATCTCTACTACGTGGAGAACTGGTCGATGATTCAGGACCTTATGATCCTGTTTCGAACGGTAGGCGCAGTCTCCGCCAAAACAGGGGCGTACTGA
- a CDS encoding ABC transporter ATP-binding protein: protein MLGSCLVAVLDMLGVAAVLPLMQLVTGASPESGPTAWAARLVGSSEPGVLIPAIAGLIACAFVLKSLVTIGFRWWQLGFTTGLEAAASVELTRRYVLSPYGTHRLRNVGEIRRCVESFVPQTFSQVVQGLLNWVTDALTLLAVVVVLLFVSPSATVLAAVVFAGSGWAVQRVLRPRFGKVGETMARVDLESWSALMPTLSGFREVRLGGAAELFLGRLSQAKRERAHAQRELSLISELPKYVLEVAFVVGIGAVAALLFATQSPGEAASVIGVFSVAATRILPTVNRLVATTGLIRSGQKALTVLAAETQELDRAERHPSGPPSRAYDGDIRLDEVTFAFPDADEPVLSSVSTTIEHGRTTAFVGASGAGKSTLLDLVLGLLEPTSGSITCGGVDTKSDLNGWYAGLGVVPQEVFLLDDTLEANITLGEGTADLVRLEEAVRLAQLDAVIADLPDGLGTRLGERGVRLSGGQRQRVGIARALYREPKILVLDEATSSLDGATEYRITETVERLSGLMTVIVVAHRLSTVRHADKIVFLSAGSVAAEGTFEEVRELSPEFSQLVSLGQV, encoded by the coding sequence GTGCTCGGTTCTTGCCTTGTGGCAGTGCTGGACATGCTCGGCGTTGCCGCCGTTCTCCCGCTGATGCAGCTGGTTACAGGAGCTTCCCCCGAGAGCGGGCCAACGGCGTGGGCCGCTCGCCTCGTCGGATCCTCGGAGCCCGGAGTCCTGATTCCGGCCATTGCCGGCCTCATAGCATGCGCCTTTGTCCTCAAGAGCCTCGTCACGATCGGTTTCCGCTGGTGGCAGCTCGGCTTCACGACCGGTCTCGAGGCCGCGGCTTCCGTCGAACTGACCCGCCGCTACGTCCTGTCGCCTTACGGAACGCACCGTCTGCGCAATGTCGGCGAGATCCGTCGCTGTGTCGAATCGTTCGTCCCACAGACCTTCTCCCAAGTGGTCCAAGGCCTCCTCAACTGGGTCACGGACGCGCTCACCCTGCTTGCCGTCGTCGTCGTTCTGCTCTTTGTCTCGCCCTCCGCGACGGTGCTTGCCGCAGTGGTCTTCGCGGGCTCAGGCTGGGCGGTCCAGCGTGTCCTACGTCCTCGCTTCGGGAAGGTCGGCGAGACCATGGCGCGCGTAGATCTCGAATCCTGGTCTGCACTTATGCCGACTCTCAGTGGCTTCCGCGAGGTGCGGCTCGGCGGAGCAGCGGAACTCTTCCTTGGACGCCTCAGCCAGGCCAAACGAGAACGAGCGCACGCACAGCGGGAGCTGTCCCTCATCTCGGAACTTCCGAAATACGTCCTCGAGGTGGCCTTCGTCGTCGGCATCGGAGCCGTCGCAGCACTGCTGTTCGCCACTCAAAGCCCCGGTGAAGCGGCCTCCGTCATCGGTGTCTTTTCGGTCGCGGCGACCCGCATCCTTCCCACCGTCAACCGTCTCGTTGCGACGACTGGCCTCATCCGTTCCGGGCAGAAGGCGCTCACTGTCCTGGCGGCCGAAACGCAGGAGCTCGATCGTGCCGAACGCCACCCGTCCGGGCCGCCGAGCAGGGCGTACGACGGCGACATTCGCCTCGACGAGGTGACGTTCGCCTTCCCAGACGCAGACGAGCCGGTGCTCAGCAGTGTGTCGACGACGATCGAGCACGGGCGTACCACCGCCTTCGTCGGCGCGAGCGGGGCAGGGAAGAGCACGTTGCTCGACCTCGTCCTTGGGCTCCTGGAGCCCACGAGCGGCTCGATCACGTGCGGCGGTGTCGATACGAAGAGCGATCTCAACGGCTGGTACGCGGGCCTGGGCGTCGTCCCGCAGGAGGTCTTCCTCCTCGACGACACGCTCGAGGCGAACATCACTCTTGGTGAAGGCACCGCCGATCTGGTCCGGCTCGAGGAGGCTGTGCGACTTGCTCAGCTCGACGCCGTGATCGCGGACCTTCCGGACGGGCTCGGAACTCGGCTGGGCGAACGCGGTGTGAGGCTCTCGGGCGGCCAGCGGCAGCGCGTGGGAATCGCGCGAGCGCTGTACCGGGAGCCCAAGATCCTGGTCCTCGACGAGGCCACGTCGTCGTTGGATGGTGCCACGGAGTACCGCATCACCGAAACGGTCGAGCGGCTGAGCGGGCTCATGACCGTCATCGTCGTTGCCCACCGCCTCTCGACCGTTCGCCATGCTGACAAGATCGTCTTTCTCTCCGCCGGCTCAGTTGCAGCGGAGGGGACCTTCGAGGAAGTGCGTGAGCTGAGTCCGGAATTCTCCCAGCTCGTGTCCTTGGGGCAGGTGTGA
- a CDS encoding glycosyltransferase family 2 protein, with amino-acid sequence MVIPHYGDPAPTLRLIGALRGQEPLVPERIIVSDDASPIPFPRTEGVEVVRRPRNGGFGSAVNSGMELVETPLALVLNSDLAVGETFVRDLVAAALPWQPALVGPQLRDPSGAPQWVGRHFPTVAHQTVEWLTPLARFRHFDV; translated from the coding sequence GTGGTGATTCCCCATTACGGCGATCCCGCACCGACGTTGCGGCTCATCGGCGCCCTTCGAGGTCAGGAGCCGCTGGTTCCCGAGCGGATCATCGTGAGCGATGATGCGTCGCCGATTCCCTTCCCTCGAACTGAGGGCGTCGAGGTTGTTCGGCGCCCGAGGAACGGAGGCTTCGGCAGCGCGGTCAATTCGGGCATGGAGCTCGTCGAGACGCCGCTCGCCCTTGTGCTCAACAGCGACCTGGCCGTGGGGGAGACCTTTGTTCGCGATCTGGTCGCGGCAGCGTTGCCTTGGCAGCCAGCACTCGTCGGTCCGCAGCTGCGCGATCCCAGCGGGGCCCCGCAATGGGTGGGGCGCCATTTCCCGACGGTCGCTCATCAGACGGTTGAATGGCTTACCCCTCTCGCTCGCTTCCGGCATTTCGACGTCTGA
- a CDS encoding glycosyltransferase family 2 protein — protein MGGFDERFFMNAEEVDLQRRLRLRGVPSIFAGTVSALHEGGGSSDPALRREWLVSGRLIYAQKWGGERRLRAALATTSVINAGANALRQLMGRDVSALATLRRELGYVARRAR, from the coding sequence GTGGGTGGATTCGACGAGCGGTTCTTCATGAATGCCGAGGAGGTGGACCTTCAGCGGAGACTCCGTCTGCGCGGGGTCCCCTCAATCTTTGCCGGCACGGTTAGCGCCCTTCACGAGGGCGGTGGCTCTTCCGATCCCGCCCTCCGGCGCGAGTGGCTCGTGTCGGGGCGGCTGATCTACGCCCAGAAATGGGGCGGGGAACGCAGGCTTCGGGCCGCCCTCGCCACCACGTCTGTCATCAACGCGGGTGCCAATGCCCTTCGTCAGCTCATGGGGCGGGACGTTAGCGCCCTCGCCACGCTACGGCGCGAACTCGGCTATGTGGCTCGGAGGGCACGATGA
- a CDS encoding CgeB family protein, translating into MRSRRLLLVTPSFHGYHRSIARAFAGRGYDVVTHCYDGFETFPDKLRNKACFELPARLGFDGHTQAEAWATRRALTVLRQSRPDRVVVIKGDTLGNEFWHDLGERRTPRILWLYDDLRRHRYTDEFLRDVGPIVSYARIEAQQLCERGIQTTFVPNAFDPDLASPSARRSGEIVFVGARYPNRVDLLTRLGEAGVPVRAYGRQWSHHFFDRLRTWELARPSVPAERDIPLDRAYAVQAEAAAAVNVHGSQAGLAMRTFEVPGMGGLQLADRQDIGEFYEVGKEVLVFDSAAELVDLAVRAQRDHVWSERIREAGRRRSLAHHTFAHRIAEVDALWA; encoded by the coding sequence ATGAGAAGTCGCCGGCTCCTGCTCGTCACTCCGTCCTTCCACGGCTACCACCGCTCTATCGCGCGCGCGTTCGCCGGCCGCGGGTACGACGTCGTGACCCATTGCTACGACGGGTTCGAAACCTTCCCCGACAAGCTGCGCAACAAGGCGTGTTTCGAACTTCCTGCTCGGCTCGGCTTCGACGGCCACACGCAAGCTGAGGCCTGGGCCACCCGACGAGCCCTGACCGTCCTTCGGCAGTCACGGCCTGACCGAGTCGTGGTGATCAAGGGCGACACGCTCGGAAACGAGTTCTGGCACGATCTCGGCGAGCGCCGTACTCCGCGCATCCTCTGGCTCTACGACGACCTGCGGCGGCACCGGTACACCGACGAGTTCCTCCGCGACGTCGGGCCGATCGTCAGCTACGCCCGCATCGAGGCACAGCAGCTGTGCGAGCGCGGCATCCAGACGACCTTCGTGCCGAACGCGTTCGATCCGGACTTGGCGTCCCCCTCCGCCAGACGTTCCGGGGAGATCGTGTTCGTCGGGGCCCGGTATCCGAATCGCGTGGACCTTCTGACCAGGCTTGGGGAAGCGGGCGTCCCGGTGCGGGCCTACGGGCGCCAGTGGTCCCATCACTTCTTCGACAGGTTGAGGACTTGGGAACTGGCGCGGCCATCCGTTCCGGCCGAGCGGGACATACCCCTCGACCGTGCATATGCCGTCCAAGCCGAAGCGGCGGCCGCGGTGAACGTCCACGGTTCCCAAGCAGGCTTGGCCATGCGAACGTTCGAAGTCCCGGGCATGGGTGGGCTCCAGCTAGCCGACCGTCAGGACATCGGTGAGTTCTACGAAGTCGGAAAGGAAGTCCTCGTCTTCGACTCGGCGGCCGAGCTCGTGGACCTCGCCGTCCGGGCGCAGCGCGATCATGTGTGGTCCGAGCGCATCCGCGAGGCCGGGCGGCGCCGGAGCCTCGCCCACCACACGTTCGCCCACCGCATTGCCGAGGTGGATGCACTGTGGGCGTGA